GCATGTAATAAAACCCAAATAAGACAatagaaaataatgaataaaatctgAAAGGGAAACATTCAGATCTGGCTTTCTGATGTTGATTTCTGTCTCCAGTTCCTCACTTCCTCTATGAAGGATATAAAGTTAGATGAAACTCCAGCCTCCTTCACATAAAGGGTAAGAGTCTCGACTGCCTCTTGATTTTAAATCTCCCCACAGGGTTTGGATTGTCTCACAATTCTTCATCCCTCATGCAGTTGGGTTTCCACTGTTACACTTCAGCTACTGGAATGAAAAGCCATTCCTGAACCAGCTTTGGGTCTCAAGAGAAGTCTATGGACCAAAGCATCTTCAGCTGAATCATAGGAAACTTGATCAACATCCATTAGCATGTTCAAAATTAGCCCAAGTCAAAAATGCCACCCCGGTGGGTCCAGCCTCGATTACCTGGCTCTCAGGTTATTGAAAGGGAATTGGAATAAGGTGCAGGCGGTGAGACACTGAATGTGGAGATGGTGTGTTACACGGCATTCTTGCAGAAGACGCGAACTGCTGCACTCTACGTGGCTAAGTGGATTCACTTGTCTACCGTCATTTAAAAAATCCTGATCAGCAATGAAAAGTTTGGTGTTCTGCCTTCTCTTAGGTAGGGAAATGGCCTGGGTTTCCTAGGAGAAAGTCAGGGTGCTAAGCCACACTGGGAAAGTGGGCCTCAATAATTACTTGACTCTTAAAGCTGGCAGAGGAGAGAGCTCACTCGTGGAGTCTAGACTCTTAGCGTCCACAGCACACACGCCCAAGGGCAGCCTTGACCTCCTTGTTCCGCAGGCTGTAGATGAGAGGGTTGAGCATAGGGGTCACCATGGTATATGACAGGGACACCACTTGCTTGCTCTCAGGAGAGTAGCTGGCCTTGGGGCGCAAGTGGATGACCCCCGTCGTGCCATAAAACAGAATTACTACTATAAGATGGGAGGCGCAGGTGGACAGCGCCTTGTGGCGCCCAGAGGCTGATGGCATCCTAAGGACAGCAGCCAGAATCATCACATAGGATGCGGCTATGAGACAGAAGGGAACCATGATGACGAGGACGGTGGCCGCGAACACATTGGCCTCGAAGACTCTGGTGTCTGCACACACCAGGCTCAGCAGAGGTGCTATGTCACAGAAGAAGTGTCTGATGCCACGTGGCCCACAGAAGGGGAAGTTAAACAGCCAGATGGTGAAGACGAGTGCAACAGGGATTCCAGCCAGCCAGCAGGTAGCAGCTAGCAGGTAGCACAGCTGAGGGCTCATGATGGCGCCATAGCGCAGGGGTCTGCATATGGCCAGGAAGCGGTCCCAGGCCATGACCGTGAGGAGGAAGCACTCAGATGTGACACAGGACAGCACAAGGAGCATCTGCAGGGCACAGCTCGTGGGGGACACCCCGCGTCCAGGCTGCAGCAGGGTCACCAGCAGACGGGGTGCCACGTCCAGGGAGAAGCAGATCTCCACCAGCGCCAGCTGGcgcaggaagaagtacatgggtgtgcGCAGGCCTACGTCCAGGCAGGTGAGCAGGACGATGAGCGAGTTGCCCAACATGGTGAGCAGGAAGGCTGCCAGGAAGAGCACTGCGAGCATCGGGCGGAGCGCGGGCACGTGCGCGAAACCCAGCAGCACGAACTCCAGCTCGCGTGCGCGGCTCTGATTGGCCCAGGGTGGCGCTGCCCAGGACAGTGGCATGGGCCCAGGACTA
This portion of the Apodemus sylvaticus chromosome 1, mApoSyl1.1, whole genome shotgun sequence genome encodes:
- the LOC127684163 gene encoding olfactory receptor 10A7-like, producing the protein MPLSWAAPPWANQSRARELEFVLLGFAHVPALRPMLAVLFLAAFLLTMLGNSLIVLLTCLDVGLRTPMYFFLRQLALVEICFSLDVAPRLLVTLLQPGRGVSPTSCALQMLLVLSCVTSECFLLTVMAWDRFLAICRPLRYGAIMSPQLCYLLAATCWLAGIPVALVFTIWLFNFPFCGPRGIRHFFCDIAPLLSLVCADTRVFEANVFAATVLVIMVPFCLIAASYVMILAAVLRMPSASGRHKALSTCASHLIVVILFYGTTGVIHLRPKASYSPESKQVVSLSYTMVTPMLNPLIYSLRNKEVKAALGRVCCGR